GCCGATAAAATCAAAGAGGTCATCTCAGATGCCGACTCTGACAATGTAAGGAACATTACTATGAAAATTTAATGGTTCCTCGTATTGATTGCATATGTTTTTATTTTCTTAAGTCAAGAGACTAAATTTACTTTTGCACATGTAGGATGGAAGGATAGATTATTCAGAGTTTGTGGCAATGATGAGGAAAGGGACAGCTGGTGCTGAGCCACTGAACAACAAGAAGAGGCGAGACATAGTCCTATAGTGAAGCAGCAAGTGTGTATTGTGTATAGCAGCTCAAACAAGCAAATTTGCACAACTGTATACAAATGCAATGGAGTTACTTTTTCGATTCAGTTCATGAATGGCTCTGTACATTGTGCTATTGAGCGTCAATGCATGCTTTCAGCTCCAGAAGTCTTGAACCGAACAGAAATTTTGATGTAGTGCTGCTAGATGCAGAAGAATACGACGGTAGATCAGAAAGTGCATTTTCAGACTACTCATGTCATCTATTCTTCTCATTCAtccttgcaaaaaagaaaaaaaagaacagaTGATACATTTGAGGGAGCATCACGAAAAAAGACCGACAGATATTGAAAGGTTTCGAAATTTCAATTTACACAATGATGCCAGTTCATCAATCAAAGTGAGGGCACTACTGTGGTCCAAACAGATCTCACATCATCAAAAGAACAAGATATAATAGGTGAATTTTCCCTAGTGTAAACGAAATGGCTGTAAAAAATTCCTCGGATTGTACAAGAAGCAGTTTGGTAATTGAGACAGACACTGATGCGGAGAATCGATATGCTGTCAagaggttctagttcaattattTGACAGAAAGTTGTTTCTTGCATTGCATGTGACAGAACGAGTAAAAATGTGAAACAGAGGAATTGGGAAGCCTGTTCTTACCTAGGAGAGTTCAATTAGTAGATTCTACAGACCCCTTCAGTAGCACAGCTTCACGTTCCCTTCGGTGGCGTTCTCTCTATAAAGTAGGATCCGAAGTTAAATGATACATCAATGTTTGGGTTTTGTATAACTCGTATCATAACAAATAGATGGAATCAAGAAAAGAATGCACAGAAGACTAAAGATGTCCACAAAAATGGTTAGCTTGTTCGGCTGCCATGCAGCTGCGGCTGCCACTGCTGCCGCCGCTTTGCCGTAGACCTGCATGCTGTGAACGGCAGCCGCAGCAGCCAGCCGAACAGCGTGGGTATTGTTGTGATGCGCAATTGTGTGGGAACTCCAGAAGCATGTCATTGAAAGCTACTCCAAAAGATGACCAAAGATGAAGCTACAATTTCACAACAACGTGCAAACTACAGGTCCCGACATATGTTCCATCCCAGCCAGGCATTTCCACAAATAGTTCGTGCACACATATGGAACGGGAAACAATCTTAGCTTGCAATTAAGAACCGCAAGGTGGCCACACAGGCATTTCCGCAAACAGTTACGCGCCATGCGCACGCTCCAGACAGCAGCGATCGGAGCGCAGGGAATTAACGCCGCGGCACCAAGCATGAGGCGTGTACCGTACCCTTCGTTCCCAGTAGGGGTGGAAGCAGACGAAGTCGTAGACGGGGGAGATGGTGTTGACGAGGACGAGGTTGATGCCCATGAACACCAGCAGCCCCGTCATCGGCCGCGCTCGGTGCGGCATCTCGCTCCCTCTTTCCCCGTCGCCGCCACCTGACCTTCCTCGGCCGACACCAGACGAGGGGCGGCTACTCGTCGGCGAGCGGTGAGCAGCTCAAGGACCCACACGAGGCGAGAAGGGCGGCCGCTCGGTGACGCCAGGGACGGAGAGCCGCACACCGCTGATCCGACGGCTGAAGGTGTCCCGCGTAGTAGTAGTAGCAAGCTGCTGGGCCTTCCGAGGCTGAACGGGCCATAACGGCAACGACCAAAAACACACGCCATTGGGCCTCCGATCATATGCCTGCAAAAAGTTATACTAAAAAATACCCCTAAAAAACaagttataaaaaaaatatatgccTGCAAATAAAATTACTGGAAGCAAGTGTGCTTCGGTTGGTAGCCACCACATCACAGGCATTACGAGTTGATTACTACCGAGTGTtacatgtctttttttttaattcaagtGAGTGTTACATGTTAGCACTGAATTGTGCATCTCTAACGTTCCAGTAACAAACCAAGTGATCATGGCTAACATAATTTCTTTTCATTGGTTAACCACCAGGCACATAAAAAGGCCAAGAATATGGACGAGGTGAAACGCAAAACTTCCTATCCCCATGCTATCTTATCGTACAAGAGAATGCAATCCCAGTTATCCTCTACGCGGACTCTTCCAACTCTTCTCCGAATCGATCCAGCCTTGACACCTCTGCATCGTAATCACGGATCAGAGTATGGTTAACGGAGCCATCATCTTCGCTAGCATGGATTTGCCGCCCACCAAACCTGCAaggtaagaaaaagaaaaaaaggtatCAGGACAGATCAACCCAGGAGCACGAATGTTGCTCAGAATTTCTTTTTTATAATCTTCTAGTCTGAGGCAAGCAGACATGAGCAATTACAAGAGTTGTATTTTTAATCTAATGGCAAAACTTTTCAGACAAATGAACGAGAAATGGTGGCGAAATTTTCAACAGCATTTCAGGCAAAAATCAATGAATAAATGATATACTAAAGGTTTGTGAGGGAACCAAACACGAGGAGGCAGGCCAAATTTCCATTTCAGCATTCCACTAACATCACCAGATCAGAAACAAAGGGGAGATAATTTGTTTGTGTTGACTTACCATCTGCCATTCATCTTCTCTATGCATTTGGCGCCATCTTTCCGGTCTTTGAATTTCACCAATACGACACCCTGTGGATGATTTTCACAAACCTGGATGCAGAAACATGTCAATTTAGCAACAGTGGTTTTGTGAAAAAAGGAGTAAGGTGTAATAGCAACAATTTGGTGAGTTATGGCTGATAAATGCCAGCTTAGCTTCCTTTCGAATGATTCTTATTTGCATAAAATATGCATCTTGCTATTCTTAATATTGAAATGGTGAAAATTGCTTTGTAAAAAGAATTGGTAATATCTGTTTTTCAGTTAAGTTCAAAAAAGCTCCATATCTACGGGTAGGTGTACCTTCACATTATCCACTGGACCAAACTTGGCACATTCCTCTTTAACATCTTCCTCAAGCTCAGGAAGAAGCTCTTCATCAGCCTGCAAGTTCAGGATATT
This genomic interval from Panicum virgatum strain AP13 chromosome 8K, P.virgatum_v5, whole genome shotgun sequence contains the following:
- the LOC120643487 gene encoding uncharacterized protein LOC120643487 translates to MPHRARPMTGLLVFMGINLVLVNTISPVYDFVCFHPYWERRRERHRREREAVLLKGSVESTN